The following are from one region of the Dreissena polymorpha isolate Duluth1 chromosome 2, UMN_Dpol_1.0, whole genome shotgun sequence genome:
- the LOC127866934 gene encoding putative ankyrin repeat protein RF_0381: MVFGELCSEMEAIITHVVHSPDHLALEELNKASHLFDQEILIDCTTITNHCICAENFEYFRKPDHVIQCLKKGSCFHCQRYKCMDRKYDTVTASSRLIHIAAAAGRFEVLWFLHRAGCSLETTSGIFELRPLHLAIIHGHFNIFCYLLAQKVDVNAVMKSHGTSFSPLMLAVKYHRDDMVRNLLMVREINPSYRNSLRQSSVLFAVQNNDIDLVNLLLSAEDMHSNKLSETDGRSRHLHHPCAILETLQQDNDVVLKTLLDNGCPAEYVFQGYYWQTTALVLSAILNSYKCLELLVDYGANVDVGVCGTALQWALHLDWTESVNVLRNAQFKHILSEFDDNGNSFESNSINSSIDDEIKDDDNNNETDSERYVCELDDPTLSPLISIWRFVQWINITEPIRRLVEKGHDVNVQDKFGRTGLHYAVEEQSVSGVRALLSLGANCNIPDVCGGTPFWHAVYWNKLSMINELMFANVVMECSARESAYKIGLPPYYGVIEPNAQQLSTLGVAVKKNFVYTARLLLESGYDVSNEDLDELMCFAKPEVKSILRHYSSHAPSLFACARNFVRKRCARRLHRLVAEVELPYRVRDCLLLRDLIHLKVEPALL, from the exons ATGGTGTTTGGAGAACTCTGCTCGGAAATGGAGGCCATCATTACTCACGTGGTACACAGTCCGGATCATTTGGCTCTGGAAGAGCTGAACAAAGCTTCGCATCTGTTCGACCAAGAAATATTGATAG ACTGCACGACAATAACAAACCATTGCATCTGCGCGGAGAACTTCGAGTACTTCCGGAAGCCTGATCACGTGATCCAGTGTCTAAAGAAGGGCTCATGCTTTCATTGTCAGCGCTACAA GTGCATGGACCGGAAGTACGACACGGTTACCGCCTCCAGCCGCCTCATCCACATCGCCGCTGCCGCCGGCAGGTTTGAAGTGTTGTGGTTCCTACATCGGGCCGGCTGCAGCCTCGAAACCACTTCCGGGATATTCGAACTTCGCCCTCTGCATTTAGCTATCATACATGGTCATTTCAACATATTCTGTTATCTTCTTGCACAAAAG GTTGACGTCAATGCCGTTATGAAATCACATGGGACGTCATTCTCCCCTTTGATGCTCGCCGTTAAATACCACCGGGATGATATGGTGCGCAATCTTTTGATGGTCCGCGAAATAAACCCGTCCTACCGGAACTCACTTCGGCAGTCGTCGGTTCTGTTCGCCGTGCAAAACAACGATATTGACTTAGTGAACCTGTTGCTTAGCGCCGAGGACATGCATAGCAACAAGCTGAGTGAGACTGACGGACGGTCTAGACACCTTCACCATCCTTGTGCCATTTTGGAGACATTGCAACAAG ATAACGACGTTGTCTTGAAGACGTTACTAGACAACGGATGTCCGGCTGAATATGTGTTCCAAGGATACTATTGGCAGACGACAGCTCTCGTATTGTCGGCCATTTTGAATTCCTACAAATGTTTGGAACTCCTCGTCGATTATGGTGCAAACGTTGACGTAGGCGTTTGCGGAACGGCGCTTCAATGGGCGCTGCATTTAGACTGGACCGAAAGCGTTAACGTACTGCGCAACGCGCAGTTCAAACATATTCTGTCTGAATTCGACGACAACGGTAACTCTTTTGAAAGTAATTCGATCAATTCATCCATTGACGACGAAATTAAGGACGATGATAACAATAATGAAACTGATTCAGAAAGATATGTGTGTGAACTAGATGACCCAACGCTTAGTCCACTTATATCAATATGGAGATTTGTTCAATGGATTAACATCACAGAGCCTATTAGACGGCTAGTCGAAAAAGGTCATGATGTCAATGTACAGGATAAGTTTGGGCGGACTGGTTTACATTATGCCGTGGAAGAGCAAAGTGTTTCCGGCGTGCGCGCGCTATTATCACTAGGTGCTAACTGTAACATTCCAGATGTTTGCGGGGGAACTCCTTTTTGGCACGCCGTGTACTGGAACAAGCTGAGTATGATCAATGAACTCATGTTTGCAAACGTCGTAATGGAGTGTAGTGCGCGAGAGTCTGCATACAAAATCGGACTTCCTCCATATTATGGAGTTATAGAACCGAATGCTCAACAATTGTCAACACTTGGCGTTGCCGTAAAGAAAAACTTCGTTTATACGGCGCGTCTTCTTTTAGAATCCGGATACGACGTGTCGAATGAAGATTTAGATGAATTAATGTGCTTTGCCAAACCAGAAGTGAAAAGCATTTTGCGTCATTATTCTAGTCATGCGCCATCTTTGTTTGCGTGCGCGCGCAACTTCGTGCGCAAAAGATGTGCGCGGCGGTTGCACCGATTAGTTGCGGAGGTGGAGTTGCCCTACCGTGTTCGTGACTGTCTTTTACTGCGAGACTTAATACATCTGAAAGTGGAACCTGCGTTGCTGTGA